In a genomic window of Narcine bancroftii isolate sNarBan1 chromosome 7, sNarBan1.hap1, whole genome shotgun sequence:
- the nrip1a gene encoding nuclear receptor-interacting protein 1 translates to MTHGEELSSDMNQDPVVLTYLESVLMHRAAAASAGASPSKSGPEAPARPGVAVSIPRHPPTPSPPRAASTGSALNVKKARLLQGETWDGAKRRRMAGGQEGKREEPSPQPPHSTLLASLLQSFSSSLQEQQRGLSPGSRASSPEQDDDEPRGGGRLGGRRAEEARRGSPSVAAAAPRLSCSARLKAVASMVGKGSGTPSSPKPSAACSQLALLLSSDCQLQQYSRARSLEPSASQRLAAIASKKQAGGAPERPTAKSPSAPRDKASRSPASPGAGSSLLMHLLNSPKPQEANGHGWVAGGEPGCRARSRQPVFNREEGRGEPRPCAPMDLSFKPRSCDPVTLQSSSLEQMTESLLFSWNPKGPGMKGPEIKQDEEDCPETKSHHKVTLLQLLLGHHSGPKGSITPELSADTPPPVPLCRRSSLLEPFPPPSSRPEKSPSQQSRSTPSSRLSPADSAARTFSAPGDPSRKTPLQSPAAAEPAKAHRFLEQPLACESPRAAPFPKPLFALELRQGSPAAPLTGDDRLSNFSFSASKLLHDLAHTGSHKSPEPSPVDSELRGGLEPKLAKDCAGPPLGFQVSDPGAGQERATLQPVSGRAAPDLDHLLERRSVLQLLLRSTEKERVTQDHSRGRRGEQVAQEERRGGAEAISVVKVKTEPIEEETRADQSARCQPAALGEAPENCLPLDIVKQEVGSPRPPPLPAPSHAVSRGGVLSQLLLRDSSGPMDNYPPRGQPGPEAPSAHSNPCPVARVRHLHPGSPTELWDLQKKPVALNGHAFSSNGLSEPGVGARGRCKALEGQCGHGGAEAEPRGDLKGAQGFNVLKQLLLSENGIKVLSQHRTLQNGVSPGHSAKLPGPDPFHRERELRRNGKESPVDVELARSPGNIRLPQAQRGTLPEPPWLTKANPILYYMLQRGGGEAQPLGLSAPRAGEGEATARKERKRPPQRWEAERRDGPGWVKEEPMEPLPCFGSHPAQPPPSPGQILEKVGAIKREPD, encoded by the coding sequence ATGACCCATGGAGAGGAGCTGTCCTCTGACATGAACCAGGATCCCGTCGTGCTAACTTACCTCGAGAGCGTCCTAATGCACCGAGCTGCGGCAGCAAGCGCTGGCGCCTCGCCCAGCAAGAGCGGCCCCGAGGCGCCGGCCCGTCCGGGAGTGGCTGTCTCCATCCCCCGCCACCCTCCGACCCCATCCCCGCCCAGAGCCGCCAGCACCGGGTCGGCGCTCAACGTCAAGAAGGCGAGACTGCTCCAGGGCGAGACGTGGGACGGGGCCAAGCGGAGGAGGATGGCGGGCGGTCAAGAGGGCAAGAGAGAGGAACCATCGCCGCAGCCACCCCATAGCACGCTGCTAGCTTCCCTGCTCCAGTCCTTCAGCTCCAGTTTGCAGGAACAGCAGCGGGGCTTGTCCCCGGGAAGCCGTGCGTCTTCGCCCGAGCAGGACGACGACGAACCCAGGGGTGGCGGCAGGCTGGGCGGCCGGAGAGCCGAGGAAGCCCGGCGAGGCAGCCCGTCGGTGGCCGCCGCCGCCCCGCGCCTGTCGTGCTCGGCTCGGCTGAAAGCGGTGGCGAGCATGGTGGGCAAAGGCTCGGGAACTCCCAGCTCGCCTAAACCCAGCGCCGCTTGCAGCCAGCTGGCCCTGCTCCTCTCCAGCGACTGCCAGCTCCAGCAGTACTCCCGGGCACGTTCCCTGGAGCCGTCGGCCAGCCAGCGACTGGCCGCGATCGCCAGCAAGAAGCAAGCCGGCGGTGCGCCGGAACGGCCGACCGCCAAGAGTCCTTCGGCGCCCCGGGACAAGGCGAGCCGCTCTCCCGCTTCCCCCGGCGCTGGAAGCAGCCTCCTGATGCACCTTCTCAACTCGCCCAAACCTCAAGAGGCCAACGGACACGGGTGGGTGGCCGGAGGGGAACCGGGGTGCCGCGCCAGGAGCCGCCAGCCCGTCTTCAACAGGGAGGAAGGACGGGGAGAGCCGAGACCCTGCGCTCCCATGGACCTGTCCTTCAAGCCCAGGTCGTGCGATCCGGTGACCTTGCAGTCCAGCAGCCTGGAACAAATGACCGAGTCCCTGCTCTTCAGCTGGAACCCCAAGGGTCCGGGGATGAAAGGTCCTGAGATCAAGCAAGACGAGGAGGACTGTCCCGAAACCAAGAGCCACCACAAGGTCACCCTACTGCAGTTACTGTTGGGACACCACAGCGGTCCCAAGGGCAGCATAACACCCGAACTCAGCGCCGATACCCCGCCGCCTGTACCCCTCTGCAGACGGTCCAGCCTCCTGgaacccttccctcccccttcctcccggcCAGAGAAAAGCCCGTCTCAGCAGTCCCGCTCGACCCCCAGCAGCCGCCTCTCGCCTGCCGACAGCGCCGCCCGCACCTTTTCGGCGCCAGGAGATCCCTCGAGAAAGACTCCGCTGCAGAGTCCGGCCGCTGCCGAGCCGGCCAAAGCCCATCGCTTCCTGGAGCAGCCGCTGGCTTGCGAGTCTCCCCGGGCCGCCCCGTTCCCCAAGCCGCTCTTCGCTCTGGAGCTTCGCCAGGGCAGCCCGGCGGCTCCGTTAACCGGCGACGACCGTCTCTCCAACTTCTCCTTCAGCGCCAGTAAACTGCTGCACGACTTGGCCCACACCGGCTCGCACAAGTCCCCCGAGCCGTCCCCCGTGGATTCCGAGCTCAGGGGCGGCCTGGAGCCCAAGCTGGCCAAGGATTGCGCAGGACCCCCGCTCGGCTTCCAGGTGAGCGACCCCGGAGCGGGGCAAGAGCGAGCAACGCTCCAGCCAGTCTCCGGGAGAGCAGCGCCCGACCTCGACCACCTCCTGGAAAGACGCAGCGTCCTCCAACTCCTGCTGAGGAGCACGGAGAAGGAACGGGTCACCCAGGACCATTCccggggcaggcgaggagagcaGGTCGCCCAGGAGGAGAGGCGCGGTGGCGCCGAAGCCATCTCCGTGGTCAAGGTCAAGACGGAACCCATCGAGGAAGAGACCAGAGCGGACCAGAGCGCCAGGTGCCAGCCGGCAGCGTTGGGGGAAGCCCCGGAGAACTGCTTGCCGCTGGACATCGTCAAGCAAGAGGTGGGGTCGCCTCGTCcacctcctctccctgccccgaGCCACGCCGTCTCCAGGGGAGGTGTCCTCAGCCAATTGCTCCTGCGAGACAGCTCCGGGCCGATGGATAATTACCCCCCTCGCGGGCAACCGGGTCCGGAGGCGCCGTCTGCCCATTCCAACCCTTGCCCCGTGGCCAGGGTGAGGCACTTGCACCCCGGCTCGCCGACCGAACTCTGGGACTTGCAGAAGAAGCCGGTGGCTCTGAATGGTCACGCTTTCAGCTCCAACGGCCTGTCCGAGCCGGGGGTCGGTGCCAGGGGCCGCTGCAAAGCGCTGGAAGGTCAGTGCGGACACGGCGGGGCGGAGGCCGAGCCCCGCGGCGATCTGAAGGGTGCGCAAGGCTTCAACGTGTTGAAGCAGCTGCTGCTCTCGGAGAACGGCATCAAAGTGTTGTCCCAGCACCGGACGCTGCAGAACGGTGTCTCGCCGGGCCACTCTGCCAAACTTCCCGGCCCCGACCCCTTTCACAGGGAGCGCGAACTGAGGAGGAACGGGAAGGAAAGCCCAGTGGACGTGGAGCTCGCCAGGTCCCCGGGGAACATCCGGCTCCCTCAAGCCCAGAGGGGGACGCTGCCCGAACCCCCCTGGCTGACCAAAGCCAACCCTATTCTCTACTACATGCTGCAGAGGGGTGGGGGCGAGGCTCAGCCGCTTGGTCTCAGCGCCCCGCGGGCGGGCGAAGGAGAGGCGACGGCCAGGAAGGAGAGGAAGAGACCGCCGCAGCGTTGGGAGGCCGAGAGGCGAGACGGGCCGGGCTGGGTGAAGGAAGAACCCATGGAACCTCTGCCTTGCTTCGGCTCCCACCCTGCCCAGCCACCGCCAAGTCCCGGGCAGATCCTGGAGAAAGTAGGCGCTATCAAACGGGAGCCCGACTGA